From Brochothrix thermosphacta DSM 20171 = FSL F6-1036, a single genomic window includes:
- a CDS encoding YceI family protein has product MTKSKYILDAAHSSVDFQVKHMMISKVKGTFEKFSADITMDVEDLTTADISFTIEADSVNTKQEQRDGHIKGEDFFNVEKFPTIDFKATEITKKSGDKYNMAGELSLAGVTQPVTFDVTFEGQSKNPMDGTTVAGFSANTTISRKDFGIVYNSPLETGGVLIGDDIKISVEIEVSTAE; this is encoded by the coding sequence ATGACAAAAAGTAAATATATCTTAGATGCAGCACATTCTTCAGTGGATTTCCAAGTAAAACACATGATGATTTCAAAAGTAAAAGGAACATTCGAAAAATTTAGTGCAGATATCACAATGGATGTTGAAGATTTAACTACTGCAGATATTAGTTTTACTATTGAAGCAGATAGTGTTAATACAAAACAAGAACAACGTGATGGACACATTAAAGGTGAAGATTTCTTTAACGTTGAAAAATTCCCTACAATTGATTTCAAAGCAACTGAAATCACAAAAAAATCTGGTGACAAATATAACATGGCTGGTGAATTAAGTTTAGCTGGTGTGACTCAACCAGTGACATTTGATGTCACTTTTGAAGGTCAAAGTAAAAACCCGATGGATGGCACTACAGTTGCAGGTTTTTCAGCAAATACAACAATTAGCCGTAAAGATTTCGGTATTGTCTACAATTCACCATTAGAAACAGGTGGCGTGCTTATTGGTGATGATATTAAAATTAGTGTTGAAATTGAAGTTTCAACTGCTGAATAA
- a CDS encoding Gfo/Idh/MocA family protein, which yields MINYAVIGTSMITGKFIESAQATNKWDLTTIYSRTAEKAENFIDSEALKDITIETDWNVFLNSTHFSTVYIASPNSIHFQQAIALLKAKKNVVVEKPIFPTAAELKEAQRIAKENNVFIFEAARHIHEANFKIVKELVANTPNIEGATFAYSKYSSRYDQVLNGEQPNIFTTKFAGGALVDLGIYLVYSAVAWFGVPERSHYFAKKIVTGVDGSGTIILEYPDFNVTLLTGKIVQSYLGSEIYSNQSTILLDAVNAITTIDVWDRKTDTTTAKGVEAPELLLYDEAIAFASVINNPTDAKALEDYREWSELSLNVTTLVESLRKDAGIVYD from the coding sequence ATGATAAATTATGCAGTTATTGGAACAAGTATGATTACAGGAAAGTTCATTGAATCCGCACAAGCAACAAATAAATGGGACCTCACAACAATTTATTCACGAACTGCAGAAAAAGCAGAGAACTTTATAGATTCAGAAGCTTTAAAGGATATTACAATTGAAACGGACTGGAATGTTTTTTTAAATTCTACTCATTTTTCAACCGTTTATATTGCCTCACCAAATAGTATCCATTTTCAACAAGCAATTGCTCTTTTAAAAGCAAAGAAAAATGTTGTTGTTGAAAAACCAATTTTCCCTACTGCTGCCGAATTAAAAGAGGCACAACGTATCGCTAAAGAAAATAATGTTTTCATTTTTGAAGCAGCACGTCATATTCATGAAGCGAACTTTAAAATTGTTAAAGAATTAGTAGCAAATACACCTAACATAGAAGGCGCTACATTTGCCTATTCAAAATATTCATCTCGTTATGATCAAGTACTTAACGGTGAACAACCTAATATCTTTACCACTAAATTTGCAGGTGGCGCATTAGTCGATTTAGGCATTTATCTTGTTTATTCAGCTGTTGCGTGGTTCGGTGTTCCCGAGCGTTCACATTATTTTGCCAAAAAAATTGTAACTGGTGTTGATGGTTCTGGCACAATCATTTTAGAATATCCTGATTTCAATGTCACTTTACTTACAGGTAAAATAGTTCAATCATACCTAGGTTCTGAAATTTACAGCAACCAGTCAACCATTTTATTGGATGCTGTGAATGCAATCACAACAATTGATGTTTGGGACAGAAAAACAGATACTACAACAGCTAAAGGCGTAGAAGCTCCTGAGCTATTGCTTTATGATGAAGCGATTGCTTTTGCAAGTGTTATTAATAATCCAACAGATGCTAAAGCTCTTGAGGATTATCGTGAATGGTCAGAATTAAGCCTTAACGTTACTACTTTAGTAGAAAGTTTACGTAAAGATGCTGGTATTGTATACGATTAA
- a CDS encoding S-ribosylhomocysteine lyase, translated as MARVESFELDHTIVKAPYVRAAGVETSPQGSTVQKYDLRFLQPNEDSLPTAAVHTLEHLLATYLRDEVEGIIDISPMGCRTGFYLILWDLHEPEEIAVALEKTLKRIIETVDVPAVSALECGNYKDHSLFSAKIYAENVLNQGISRDPFKRIF; from the coding sequence ATGGCGAGAGTAGAGAGTTTTGAATTGGATCACACGATTGTAAAAGCACCTTATGTTAGAGCAGCAGGTGTGGAAACAAGCCCGCAAGGAAGTACTGTTCAAAAATATGATTTACGTTTTTTACAACCTAATGAAGATTCACTACCAACAGCTGCAGTTCATACCTTAGAACATTTACTTGCTACTTATTTACGGGACGAAGTAGAAGGCATTATTGATATTTCGCCAATGGGATGCCGTACAGGCTTTTACTTAATTTTATGGGATTTACATGAACCTGAAGAGATTGCTGTCGCTTTAGAAAAAACATTGAAACGTATCATTGAAACTGTGGATGTACCTGCGGTTTCAGCATTAGAATGTGGTAATTATAAAGATCATTCTTTATTTTCTGCTAAAATTTATGCCGAGAATGTTTTAAATCAAGGTATTAGTCGCGATCCTTTTAAACGTATTTTTTAG
- a CDS encoding copper homeostasis protein CutC, with the protein MLLKEVCVENFERLPKIIGEVDRIELCDNLAEGGTSVSIGVAKEALSISKKHKVPIMAMVRPRKGNFVFSEAELRSMLTDVAAYRELGMDGIVFGCLTADNNLDLAANQAIISAAQGALLTFHMAFDELNEPLAAIDWLAEQGVHRILTHGGPLNTALSDNYDRLRQYQEYAGNRLIILPGGGITKENMASVAENLAVHEVHGTRLV; encoded by the coding sequence GTGTTATTAAAAGAAGTTTGTGTAGAAAATTTTGAACGATTACCGAAAATTATTGGAGAAGTTGATCGCATTGAATTGTGTGATAATCTAGCAGAAGGCGGAACGTCTGTTAGTATCGGTGTTGCTAAAGAGGCACTTAGTATTAGCAAGAAACATAAAGTGCCGATAATGGCCATGGTACGTCCACGTAAAGGTAATTTTGTTTTTTCAGAAGCGGAGTTACGTAGCATGCTTACAGATGTGGCGGCTTATCGTGAACTTGGTATGGATGGTATTGTTTTTGGCTGTTTAACAGCTGACAATAACTTAGATTTAGCAGCCAATCAAGCAATTATTTCAGCAGCTCAGGGTGCTTTATTAACTTTTCATATGGCGTTTGACGAATTAAACGAGCCACTGGCGGCAATTGATTGGTTAGCTGAGCAAGGAGTACATCGTATCTTGACACATGGAGGTCCACTAAATACTGCACTTTCAGATAATTATGACAGATTACGCCAATATCAAGAATATGCTGGTAATCGCCTAATTATATTACCTGGTGGTGGGATTACAAAAGAGAATATGGCATCTGTAGCAGAAAATTTAGCTGTTCACGAAGTTCATGGTACGCGTTTAGTTTAA
- a CDS encoding alpha/beta hydrolase produces the protein MKKQFLIMISLLLLFISGCQSNKTEAAFSPRKETAIPIILVPGTNATEDRFDEFTDDLKISYLHKADALKVTVKKDQTLSYSGKALTSKNHRPFIVIAFEDNSEKGILKQAEWLAIALNDLYGKYHFSTFDAIGHSNGGLVLTNFLEYHSTEIEPHLRKLVTVSTPYNDTDEKDNGSAHDLKKLPKKTSLLQTFIDRKGFIPKSISVLNITGDLKNNHVSDGIVPVNSALAGELIYKGTVSSYSSKIYNGNDTGHSDILSNKHVQTRIIHFLFK, from the coding sequence ATGAAAAAACAGTTTCTTATTATGATAAGTCTGCTGCTTCTCTTCATTAGTGGTTGTCAATCAAACAAAACAGAAGCTGCTTTTTCTCCGAGAAAGGAAACAGCGATTCCAATTATTTTAGTGCCTGGCACCAATGCAACGGAAGATCGTTTTGATGAATTTACTGATGATTTAAAAATAAGTTATTTACATAAAGCCGATGCTCTTAAAGTAACTGTTAAAAAAGATCAAACATTATCATATAGTGGAAAAGCTTTAACATCTAAAAATCATCGTCCGTTTATTGTAATCGCTTTTGAAGATAACTCAGAGAAAGGTATTTTAAAACAAGCGGAATGGCTTGCGATTGCTCTAAATGATCTTTATGGAAAATATCATTTCTCTACTTTTGATGCTATTGGTCATTCTAATGGTGGTCTTGTTTTAACTAATTTTTTAGAATACCATAGCACCGAAATTGAACCTCATCTCCGTAAATTGGTGACTGTATCAACACCTTATAACGACACAGATGAAAAAGATAATGGTAGCGCCCATGATTTGAAGAAATTACCGAAAAAAACTAGTCTATTGCAGACGTTTATTGATCGTAAAGGTTTTATCCCAAAAAGTATTTCAGTATTGAATATTACTGGCGATTTAAAAAATAATCATGTATCCGATGGAATAGTCCCAGTAAACAGTGCGTTAGCTGGTGAACTAATCTACAAAGGAACTGTCAGTTCATACTCGAGTAAGATATATAATGGGAACGATACTGGACATAGCGATATTTTATCTAATAAACATGTTCAAACGCGTATCATCCATTTTCTATTCAAATAA
- a CDS encoding alpha/beta hydrolase: MKNYQLIFFALIALLILTSCTKESDSKETREQLPVTKNSQPIVLVPGTNGTANDFDDFIADVSKIYDYQPEILRLTVNEDNSIIHSDEPLKKNAYRPFIVIAFENATEDGTLEQSKRLKTALMSLEKKYSFKNFDAVGYSNGGLVLTHFLKHDANTTKIKLRRMVTLATPYNYLSMDENGKEKKVTPLPFHYELLTELLTDDDSIPQNISYLNITGDIDSDHGSDSVVPVNSALAGRLIYQDKIKSYKEQIFSGKQYSHSGIVNATASEKAVMSFLYGD, translated from the coding sequence TTGAAAAATTATCAACTGATCTTTTTTGCTTTGATAGCCTTACTCATACTTACCTCTTGTACAAAAGAGTCTGATTCAAAAGAGACTCGCGAGCAATTGCCTGTCACCAAAAATAGCCAACCGATTGTTCTAGTACCCGGGACAAATGGCACAGCAAATGATTTCGACGATTTTATAGCTGATGTTTCAAAAATATATGATTATCAACCTGAAATATTGCGTCTAACAGTTAATGAAGATAATAGCATCATCCACAGTGATGAGCCTCTTAAAAAAAATGCCTATCGACCTTTTATCGTAATTGCGTTTGAAAATGCGACGGAAGACGGTACATTAGAACAGTCTAAACGTCTAAAAACGGCATTAATGTCATTAGAAAAGAAGTATTCTTTTAAAAACTTTGATGCTGTAGGTTATTCTAACGGTGGTTTAGTTTTAACACATTTTCTAAAACACGACGCTAACACAACTAAAATCAAGCTTAGACGAATGGTCACTTTAGCAACACCCTATAATTATTTAAGCATGGACGAAAATGGAAAAGAAAAAAAGGTGACGCCTCTTCCATTTCATTATGAATTACTGACTGAACTATTAACCGATGATGATTCAATTCCGCAAAATATTTCCTACTTAAATATCACAGGTGATATCGACTCTGACCATGGTTCTGACAGTGTCGTTCCCGTTAACAGCGCCTTAGCTGGAAGACTCATTTATCAAGATAAAATCAAGTCATATAAAGAACAAATCTTCTCTGGAAAACAATATAGTCATAGTGGCATTGTTAATGCGACAGCGAGCGAAAAAGCAGTCATGTCGTTTTTATACGGAGACTAA